The following is a genomic window from Nitrospira sp..
GTTGAGGACCTTCAGACAGAGGCGCTGCCGGGGCAGTCGCAGCTCTTCGATTAACGGATTGCAGCTGGCCCGAGGGACACGCGCGTCCAGCACTTCGACGATGACATCGATCGCCTCCATCGTCTTGGCCGCTTCTTTGCGCGCCACATTCATGTGCCCGGGGAACCACTGTATCGACATGACGGCTGGTCTTTCTGGTTAAGAGAACGAACCCTCAGCGTCGCAGAGTGGAGCAAGGGCCGTCAAGCGCAGACTCCGCGCATCCGGCTTGCTGAGATGGGAACGGCGAGACACCCGCCAGAAGGGGATCAGGAACCGAGGGTAGGAAATAGCGATTTGAGCTGCATGGCCAGGCCCATATCGCCACTCGCGCGGAGACGGCCGGTCATGACGCTGGCCGGCACATTGAGCTTGCCGTTGAGCAACTTCAAACAATCCTCGCCGGTCATGGAGATCGTGACCTGTGGATCCGCATGCACGCCGGACTGCACCGTACACACCCCGTCCTTCACTTGTACCGAGTACTGTCCACCCTGGTCACCGCTCAGATCGAACTGATAGACGGCCGTAACATCTTCGGCGGCGTCCCGGTCGAGCGAGGCCGGCAACAACTGGAAAAACTCGGCAATGGTGGTGGGTTTCATGCGAGAGCGATCGTTCGGGAGATGACAGCGAGGGGGCCGCGAATGGACAGCCCCCTCGCCAGTTCACAGAAAGATTTCGACCTGTCTAGTATCGAAGCGTGACCGTCGCCATGCTCCGGCGCGCGCCGAAGAATTCCTTCGAGAAGGATTCGACGACTGCGGGGTCGTACCCTTTGCAACTGAAAATGTCGAGATAGGCGTTGTTGGTGTCGTTGGCAAAATGGCCGCCGATCAACGAGGTCGAGATCAGCTGCACCATGGAGTAGCCGGCCACACGACCTTCGCCGAAATTCACGACCTGGCACTCGCCAAAACGCTTCATCCCGATGAGCTCGCACAGCTCAACGACGTAGCGCTTGATGTGGTCAGCATCACGGATGAGGTCGGGATTGCAATCTTGGAGATCGACGGCGGTGCAGAGGCCCCATGCTTTGCCGGGTCCGACCATGTCTTGGACAGGCAGCGACGCGGCGGCAGGGGTATTCGTTGGTAAGATTGACGACTCGGATCCAGCCGAGATGCTCATGGGTAAAGGCCTTTCTGTTAAAGGATAAAGAGACTCGCGCGACACATTTTTTGCACTATACCATGAAGTTTTTTCAGTGAGACGCCGTGCGAAAAAATTTTTTAGCTCTGGCCACCTGGGACGCTTCCCACGCCGGTTGACAAGGTTCACACCCCTCGGTGACAATGCGCCCCACCATGAGCAACCCATCGACTCCAGCCGCGACTCCGACCGCATCCGCCGCCTCGCTCCCGGACCGGCTCTGCACCTGGTGCAAAGTGCCGATGAAGAAGCGCCTGGTCGGCGGCGCGCAATTCGTCCACTACACCTGCCCGAAATGCGTCTTCCAGCACACGACCCGCTTGAGCCCGAAGCTCCCGCCGGTCAAGCACTAAACACCCTCTCGGCTGTTTCTCCCAAAGCTTAAGTGGAATGACTCCCGTCCTCTTTTATCGCTTCCAAGATTCCGCTAGAGTGCCGCCTGTGACCACCCGCTCGCACCACCGCCACCCTGCTTACTGGCTCTGGGCAAGTCTTCTTCTCAGCGCCGCCCTTTCCGCCTGTCACACCGTCCCGACCAAGACCTATGAGATTCGCCAGCGGGCCTTCACCTATCAGCCTGAGACTCTGGTTCAGGATTATCAGGAAGAATACGCCTACATCCAGGAGCGCCGCGCCACTGTTGCTACTGGACAGTCCCACAGCGTATCGGCCAATCCCCCGACTGCGACCACGGTTCCGCCGCAGCTGACCGGCCTGGCCTTCTCCGGCGGCGGCATCCGCTCCGCGACGTTTCACCTCGGAATGCTTCAATCCCTTCACGACATGCAGCGCCTGCCGAAGATCGACTACCTCAGCACCGTCTCAGGAGGATCCTATATCGCGGGCTGGATGCTCGCACACTTGGGTCAGGAGCAGGACGACGCCTATGGGAATCTGGTCCAGACCATGGATCAAGGGAAACTCCTCGATCCCCACCAGGACTTCATCGCCCATCTGCGGCACCACTCAGGCTTTATTAAGGAAGGCGGGTTCTGGGAAGGGCCCAGGCTCATGTGGGGCTATGCCTGGCGGTTGCTCCCCTATTATCTCTGGGATCTGGTGCTGCATATCAAAACCCCGCCGGAAATCGGCAACGAACTGCACCTCTTTACGCCCTATGAAGACCGCATCCAGCTCACCTACCTGCGCGGGAAGCAGGAAAGCCCGCTGGTCCGGCTGAACCGGAAAGACGCCGACGCGCCGTACCTGATTATCAACGGCAATCTGGTGAACCGGGGCCGGCCCCGCGCGTTTGAAACCGAGACGAACCGTCCCTATCGGGACAACTACAACTTCGAGTTCACGCGCGACTACACCGGCTCCGACGGTCTGGGCTATATCCAGAGCGCCGGCTTCGGTCTGCCGGTGGTTCAAGCACAAACCGACGAGGGCACGCCTGCCTGGTTCAATCCACGGAAAGTCGTCGTCGAAGACCTGACCGAAGGGACCTGCCATAAGCCGCGCGCGGAACGCATTCGCGCCGACGCCTGCGTCCGACTCTCTCAAGCCATGACGGCTTCCGGCGCCGGGCTGGACCTGGACAGCCTGGTCGAAGAATGGTATCGGAACGACATCGCACGCCTGCTGTTCCGGTTCGGCACAGCTCCCTTCAATATCAACAACGAATTCCAGACA
Proteins encoded in this region:
- a CDS encoding hypothetical protein (Evidence 5 : Unknown function; MaGe:77309334), with the protein product MLDRRELRAQAGRVLEDAFRAGVVDELRAADQALLHRHFAPGAEPVRERGGGCGRSRGWSRWVAHGGAHCHRGV
- a CDS encoding hypothetical protein (Evidence 4 : Unknown function but conserved in other organisms; MaGe:77309335); translation: MRPTMSNPSTPAATPTASAASLPDRLCTWCKVPMKKRLVGGAQFVHYTCPKCVFQHTTRLSPKLPPVKH
- a CDS encoding SCP2 domain-containing protein (MaGe:77309330), translated to MKPTTIAEFFQLLPASLDRDAAEDVTAVYQFDLSGDQGGQYSVQVKDGVCTVQSGVHADPQVTISMTGEDCLKLLNGKLNVPASVMTGRLRASGDMGLAMQLKSLFPTLGS
- a CDS encoding hypothetical protein (Evidence 5 : Unknown function; MaGe:77309333) encodes the protein MHQVQSRSGSEAADAVGVAAGVDGLLMVGRIVTEGCEPCQPAWEASQVARAKKFFRTASH
- a CDS encoding S-adenosylmethionine decarboxylase (MaGe:77309331) produces the protein MSISAGSESSILPTNTPAAASLPVQDMVGPGKAWGLCTAVDLQDCNPDLIRDADHIKRYVVELCELIGMKRFGECQVVNFGEGRVAGYSMVQLISTSLIGGHFANDTNNAYLDIFSCKGYDPAVVESFSKEFFGARRSMATVTLRY
- a CDS encoding PNPLA domain-containing protein (MaGe:77309336) — its product is MTPVLFYRFQDSARVPPVTTRSHHRHPAYWLWASLLLSAALSACHTVPTKTYEIRQRAFTYQPETLVQDYQEEYAYIQERRATVATGQSHSVSANPPTATTVPPQLTGLAFSGGGIRSATFHLGMLQSLHDMQRLPKIDYLSTVSGGSYIAGWMLAHLGQEQDDAYGNLVQTMDQGKLLDPHQDFIAHLRHHSGFIKEGGFWEGPRLMWGYAWRLLPYYLWDLVLHIKTPPEIGNELHLFTPYEDRIQLTYLRGKQESPLVRLNRKDADAPYLIINGNLVNRGRPRAFETETNRPYRDNYNFEFTRDYTGSDGLGYIQSAGFGLPVVQAQTDEGTPAWFNPRKVVVEDLTEGTCHKPRAERIRADACVRLSQAMTASGAGLDLDSLVEEWYRNDIARLLFRFGTAPFNINNEFQTWNYARRFNTPITTVWDYFLMMTIQRIWPDTKSRWIEITDGSFYDNLGVQTLLRRQVSHVIVGDATLDTTWQYDYLHNLQKRMKSYFGEGVEWCGEIPEAHEIVWYRRFWVKRPDGTPTVIHYLKPYAYNTELFKKNPSLAAPGKIFVSADPESGRPLADALLASSPTNPTHLDGDRLLSMIDDEQARERAQLAIKKVTKIVEAPEGKEFPQTSTVFQWYELEEFEAYRHLGYLMGWAYLSNLELSETELTPAATCRKL